In the genome of Gemmatimonadaceae bacterium, one region contains:
- the argJ gene encoding bifunctional glutamate N-acetyltransferase/amino-acid acetyltransferase ArgJ, whose product MEFHHRPEFPRGFRCASRHIGLKPKGKDLALFVSDVDAAAAAVFTRNQFPGAPVVLGRETIKAGRLRAVVVNSKVSNVATGAQGLEHARRMAAAAAAEVGCDPGRVLVSSTGVIGVSLPIEKIEQGMHGMRAELQDDPLVGAHGIMTTDTHPKALSVRVGDATITWVAKGSGMIEPNMATMLAYIFTDAAFDAPTLDRMLRRAVHVSFNMLSVDSDTSTSDTCAILANGLAGAVPEDAFVEALTAGCIRMTETLARDGEGAKHLLRTIVRGAATDAEARRVAKTLVNSPLIKTMVFGADPNVGRILMAVGKCFDCMIHPATTDAFINGHAVVRAGARVDFDDAEVRAALGRDVVDLEVALGVGDATATAYGCDLTQGYIDENAAYYSS is encoded by the coding sequence ATGGAGTTCCACCACCGCCCCGAGTTTCCGCGCGGATTTCGCTGCGCCAGTCGGCACATCGGACTCAAGCCCAAGGGCAAGGACCTCGCCCTGTTCGTGAGCGACGTGGATGCCGCGGCGGCCGCCGTGTTCACGCGCAATCAGTTTCCGGGCGCGCCGGTCGTGCTGGGCCGCGAGACCATCAAAGCCGGCCGCCTGCGGGCCGTGGTCGTGAACAGCAAGGTGAGCAACGTGGCCACCGGCGCGCAGGGGCTGGAGCACGCGCGGCGGATGGCGGCGGCGGCCGCCGCCGAGGTGGGCTGCGACCCGGGGCGCGTGCTCGTCAGTTCCACCGGCGTCATCGGCGTCTCGCTCCCGATCGAGAAGATCGAGCAGGGAATGCACGGCATGCGCGCCGAACTGCAGGACGATCCGCTCGTGGGCGCCCACGGCATCATGACCACCGACACCCACCCCAAGGCGCTCTCGGTGCGCGTGGGGGACGCGACCATCACCTGGGTGGCCAAAGGCTCGGGCATGATCGAGCCCAACATGGCGACGATGCTCGCCTACATCTTCACCGACGCCGCGTTCGACGCGCCGACGCTCGACCGCATGCTGCGTCGGGCCGTCCACGTGTCGTTCAACATGCTGAGCGTGGACAGCGATACCAGCACGTCCGACACCTGCGCCATCCTCGCCAACGGGCTCGCCGGCGCCGTGCCCGAGGACGCATTCGTCGAGGCCCTCACGGCCGGCTGCATCCGGATGACCGAGACGCTGGCCCGCGACGGCGAGGGCGCCAAGCACCTGCTGCGCACGATCGTGCGCGGCGCCGCCACCGACGCCGAGGCGCGTCGCGTGGCCAAGACGCTCGTCAACTCGCCCCTCATCAAGACGATGGTGTTCGGCGCCGATCCCAACGTCGGCCGCATCCTGATGGCGGTGGGCAAGTGCTTCGACTGCATGATTCATCCCGCCACCACCGACGCGTTCATCAACGGGCACGCCGTGGTGCGGGCCGGCGCGCGCGTGGACTTCGACGACGCCGAAGTGCGCGCCGCGCTGGGCCGCGACGTGGTCGATCTCGAAGTGGCGCTCGGCGTGGGCGACGCCACCGCCACCGCCTACGGCTGCGACCTCACGCAGGGCTACATCGACGAGAACGCGGCGTACTACTCGAGCTAG
- a CDS encoding M28 family metallopeptidase, with translation MRTLSASLLALAALGAAACRPSGSSTAGTDPAVLKAAQAISATALLQHIKDLSADSMEGRAPGTPGEAKATAYMEAQFRALGLKPGNPDGSYIQKVDLIGYTSTPSVKIVAGGKTVPMKNLDDYVAGSRHDRPDVKIDNSGIVFVGYGVVAPEYGWDDYKGVDVKGKTILMLVNDPQVTLPNDTAQLDTTMFKGKAMTYYGRWTYKYEIASAKGAAAAIVIHETGPAGYPWGVVQGSFSAEQFDIPSPDAESRVPVEGWITLDKTRELFRDAGLNFDSLQEAARHKDFKPVALNAKASWDVKVKVRTIESKNVVAKIEGTTKKDEYVVYTAHWDHLGRDTTLKGDQIYNGALDNASGSGGLLEIAKAYAALATPPERSILFLSVTGEEKNLLGSRYYATHPLYPLNKTVADINMDGLNQWGRTKDLTVIGLGNSTLDDVLTNVLAADGRVVRPDPETEKGFYYRSDHFSFAEQGVPALDPDAGIDYIGKPAGWGMKKRDEYTANDYHKVSDEVKPDWDLSGAVEDLRVFFRVGDVVANAPGIPQWKPGTEFKARRDSMMAKMQ, from the coding sequence GTGCGTACGCTCTCCGCATCGCTCCTCGCGCTGGCCGCGCTCGGCGCGGCCGCCTGCCGCCCCTCCGGCTCATCCACGGCGGGCACCGACCCGGCCGTGCTCAAGGCCGCGCAGGCCATCTCGGCCACCGCGCTGCTGCAGCACATCAAGGACCTGTCGGCCGATTCCATGGAAGGCCGGGCTCCGGGCACGCCCGGCGAGGCCAAGGCCACCGCGTACATGGAAGCGCAGTTCCGCGCGCTCGGTCTCAAGCCTGGCAATCCCGACGGCAGCTACATCCAGAAGGTGGATCTCATCGGGTACACGTCCACGCCGTCGGTGAAGATCGTGGCCGGCGGCAAGACCGTGCCGATGAAGAATCTGGACGACTACGTGGCCGGATCGCGGCACGATCGTCCCGACGTGAAGATCGACAACTCGGGCATCGTGTTCGTGGGCTACGGCGTGGTGGCGCCCGAGTACGGATGGGACGACTACAAGGGTGTGGACGTGAAGGGCAAGACCATTCTGATGCTCGTGAACGACCCGCAGGTGACGCTGCCCAACGACACCGCGCAGCTCGACACGACGATGTTCAAGGGCAAGGCGATGACGTACTACGGGCGGTGGACGTACAAGTACGAGATCGCCTCGGCCAAGGGCGCTGCGGCCGCGATCGTCATTCACGAGACGGGGCCGGCCGGCTACCCGTGGGGCGTCGTCCAGGGGAGCTTCTCCGCCGAGCAGTTCGACATCCCGTCGCCGGACGCCGAGAGCCGCGTACCGGTGGAGGGGTGGATCACGCTCGACAAGACGCGGGAGCTGTTCCGCGACGCCGGATTGAATTTCGATTCGTTGCAGGAGGCGGCGCGCCACAAGGACTTCAAGCCGGTGGCGCTCAACGCCAAGGCCAGTTGGGACGTGAAGGTCAAGGTGCGGACGATCGAGTCCAAGAACGTCGTGGCCAAGATCGAGGGGACGACGAAGAAGGACGAATACGTGGTGTACACGGCGCACTGGGACCATCTGGGGCGCGACACCACGCTCAAGGGCGACCAGATCTACAATGGCGCGTTGGACAACGCGAGCGGATCGGGCGGGCTGTTGGAGATCGCCAAGGCGTACGCCGCGCTCGCCACGCCGCCCGAGCGGTCGATTCTCTTCCTGTCGGTGACCGGCGAGGAGAAGAACCTCCTGGGCTCCAGATACTACGCCACGCACCCGCTGTATCCGCTCAACAAGACCGTGGCCGACATCAACATGGACGGTCTGAACCAGTGGGGCCGCACCAAGGATCTCACGGTGATCGGCTTGGGCAATTCGACGCTGGACGATGTGCTGACGAACGTGCTCGCCGCCGACGGTCGCGTGGTGCGTCCCGATCCCGAGACCGAGAAGGGCTTCTACTACCGCTCGGACCATTTCTCGTTCGCGGAGCAGGGAGTGCCGGCGCTCGACCCGGATGCGGGGATCGACTACATCGGCAAGCCGGCCGGGTGGGGCATGAAGAAGCGGGATGAGTACACGGCCAACGACTACCACAAGGTGAGCGACGAGGTGAAGCCGGACTGGGATCTGTCGGGCGCCGTCGAGGACCTGCGGGTGTTCTTCCGCGTGGGCGATGTGGTGGCCAACGCGCCGGGCATCCCCCAATGGAAGCCGGGCACGGAGTTCAAGGCGCGGCGCGATTCGATGATGGCGAAAATGCAATAG
- a CDS encoding PPK2 family polyphosphate kinase, producing the protein MRTADLQLGLVMSLHAVTARTTLRLASHAAAPPAGTPSGEALDDEIREQVTRLSKLQRVFYADARHALLIVLQGRDAAGKDGTIRHVFSAVNPQGCEVTSFKQPTDIEARHDFLWRAHARVPARGMIGIFNRSHYEDVLVGRVRHLASHAVWAARYRQINDFERMLTENGVVILKFFLHVSRDEQKHRLRDRLTDATKNWKFRAGDLEDRARWSGYTAAYRDALRRCSTPWAPWYVVPSDDKKVRNWLVASEIVRTLEGLRLRYPKADRAVRSLRIH; encoded by the coding sequence GTGCGTACCGCCGACCTCCAACTCGGACTCGTGATGTCACTGCACGCCGTCACCGCTCGCACCACCCTCCGGCTGGCCAGCCACGCCGCCGCGCCGCCCGCCGGCACGCCCTCGGGCGAGGCGCTCGACGACGAGATCCGCGAGCAGGTCACGCGTCTTTCCAAGTTGCAGCGCGTGTTCTACGCCGACGCGCGCCACGCGCTGCTGATCGTGCTCCAGGGTCGCGACGCGGCCGGCAAGGACGGCACCATCCGGCACGTCTTCAGCGCCGTGAACCCGCAGGGGTGCGAGGTCACCAGCTTCAAGCAACCCACCGACATCGAGGCCCGCCACGATTTTCTGTGGCGCGCGCACGCGCGCGTGCCGGCGCGGGGCATGATCGGCATCTTCAATCGGTCGCACTACGAGGACGTGCTCGTGGGGCGCGTGCGGCACCTGGCGTCCCACGCGGTGTGGGCGGCGCGCTACCGCCAGATCAACGACTTCGAGCGGATGCTCACCGAGAACGGGGTGGTCATCCTCAAGTTCTTCCTGCACGTGTCGCGCGACGAGCAGAAGCACCGCCTCAGGGACCGCCTCACCGACGCGACCAAGAACTGGAAATTCCGCGCCGGCGATCTGGAGGATCGGGCCCGCTGGAGCGGCTACACCGCCGCCTACCGGGACGCGCTCCGCCGCTGCAGCACACCGTGGGCTCCCTGGTACGTGGTGCCGTCCGACGACAAGAAGGTGCGCAACTGGCTGGTGGCCAGCGAGATCGTCCGGACGCTGGAGGGGCTCCGGCTGCGATATCCCAAGGCCGATCGCGCCGTGCGGTCGCTCAGGATTCACTGA
- a CDS encoding pyrimidine dimer DNA glycosylase/endonuclease V: protein MRLWSLHPRYLDAAGLVAVWREGLLARAVLSGATKGYTHHPQLERFRAARRPVAALDSYLAVICDEADRRGYRFDRGKLGAARTRQRLPVARGQLAFEWKHLTAKVRKRRPAWLRELRAVRAVRAHPLFRPVAGGVESWERGA from the coding sequence ATGCGACTCTGGAGTCTCCACCCCCGATATCTCGACGCTGCAGGCCTGGTCGCCGTGTGGCGCGAGGGGCTGCTCGCGCGAGCCGTGCTGTCGGGTGCCACCAAGGGATACACACATCATCCGCAGCTCGAGCGGTTCCGCGCCGCGCGGCGGCCGGTGGCCGCTCTGGACAGCTATCTGGCGGTGATCTGCGACGAGGCCGACCGCCGCGGCTACCGGTTCGACCGCGGCAAGCTCGGCGCCGCGCGTACGCGCCAGCGCCTGCCGGTGGCCCGCGGGCAGCTGGCGTTCGAGTGGAAGCACCTCACGGCCAAGGTGCGCAAGCGCCGGCCGGCCTGGCTACGCGAGTTGCGCGCCGTGCGCGCCGTGCGCGCGCACCCGTTGTTCCGCCCGGTGGCGGGCGGCGTGGAATCGTGGGAGCGTGGCGCCTAG
- a CDS encoding CHAD domain-containing protein codes for MSTAQLTPELLAQPARRAARVIARALLDDVRAAHARLGAPDAEALHDLRVALRRLRTWLRACRPVLDDTVGRKSRRAFRTLAHATNAARDAEVALAWLQAQAGLPPAAGAGHAHLVERLRGECVESAGAAATYLAKRLPRATERLADELDRYWREIAVDDPEPEPPMAAFMAGLLRRQRARLARALRRVGSAEDVAPAHRARIAGKQLRYVLEPLDADPRVAELVERLKVLQDGLGEFHDAQLLAERILSEVEQIAGAIAHRRAVALVEPELAPRSARPSRRGLRTGLLEVARRAHLHGDEAFTQFRRDWSKRQAAQALRLIDELANDLAPSGE; via the coding sequence ATGTCCACGGCGCAGCTGACGCCCGAGCTGCTGGCCCAGCCGGCCCGGCGCGCCGCGCGGGTGATCGCGCGCGCGCTGCTCGACGACGTGCGCGCCGCGCATGCCCGCCTCGGCGCGCCGGACGCCGAGGCACTGCACGATCTGCGCGTGGCGCTACGGCGGCTGCGCACCTGGCTGCGCGCCTGCCGGCCCGTGCTCGACGACACGGTGGGCCGCAAGTCGCGGCGCGCCTTTCGTACGCTCGCTCACGCCACCAACGCGGCGCGCGATGCCGAGGTGGCGCTGGCCTGGCTGCAGGCGCAGGCGGGGCTTCCCCCCGCCGCCGGCGCCGGGCACGCGCATCTGGTGGAGCGGCTGCGCGGCGAGTGCGTGGAGAGCGCGGGGGCCGCCGCCACGTACCTGGCCAAGCGGCTGCCCCGCGCCACGGAGCGGCTGGCGGACGAACTCGATCGTTACTGGCGCGAGATCGCCGTGGACGATCCCGAGCCGGAGCCACCGATGGCGGCGTTCATGGCCGGGCTGTTGCGACGGCAACGCGCGCGGCTCGCCCGGGCGCTCCGGCGCGTGGGATCGGCCGAGGACGTGGCGCCTGCCCATCGCGCGCGCATCGCCGGCAAGCAACTGCGCTACGTGCTCGAGCCGCTCGACGCGGACCCGCGCGTGGCCGAGCTGGTGGAGCGGCTCAAGGTCCTGCAGGACGGGCTGGGTGAATTCCACGACGCGCAGTTGCTGGCCGAGCGCATTCTCTCGGAAGTGGAGCAGATCGCGGGCGCGATCGCGCACCGCCGGGCGGTGGCGCTCGTGGAGCCGGAGTTGGCGCCCAGGTCGGCCCGGCCGTCGCGGCGCGGACTGCGCACCGGATTGCTGGAGGTGGCGCGCCGCGCGCACCTGCACGGCGACGAGGCGTTCACCCAATTTCGCCGCGACTGGAGCAAGCGTCAGGCGGCGCAGGCGCTGCGTCTGATCGACGAGTTGGCGAACGATCTGGCGCCCTCGGGCGAGTAG
- a CDS encoding DUF2784 domain-containing protein translates to MWYRLLADLIVVAHAGFIAFVIAGGYLALRWRWMPWLHLPAAAWGAAIEFWGWICPLTPLENQLRAAGGAAGYSGGFISHYLIPLIYPAGLTRGIQMGLGAAVIAANVTAYAIVWTRRRTSV, encoded by the coding sequence ATGTGGTATCGCCTGCTCGCCGACCTGATCGTCGTCGCGCACGCGGGCTTCATCGCCTTCGTGATCGCGGGGGGCTATCTGGCGCTCCGTTGGCGATGGATGCCGTGGCTCCACCTGCCGGCCGCTGCGTGGGGGGCGGCCATCGAATTCTGGGGCTGGATCTGCCCCCTCACCCCGCTCGAGAACCAGCTGCGCGCCGCCGGCGGCGCGGCCGGCTACAGTGGGGGATTCATCTCCCATTACCTGATCCCGCTCATCTATCCGGCCGGCCTGACGCGGGGGATCCAAATGGGATTGGGGGCGGCGGTGATCGCCGCGAACGTCACGGCGTATGCCATCGTCTGGACGCGGCGGCGGACTTCCGTCTAA
- a CDS encoding DPP IV N-terminal domain-containing protein, with product MRYRVTLLATLVALSPAAPRSLAAQQPRIITTADYARAEKFMGYYTSSLVFGGTVNPTWLSGDRFWYRTTTPNGEQFILVDPAHATREPAFNQAKVAAALSAASGTSYDANHLPFFSIDLSEDGRTVSFDAGARHYSCDVGGNHCADVGAATGRGGRGALGRGGRGRGGAPGQPPESLSPDGTKAVFIRDWNLYVRDIATGQVTQLTHDGVENFGYATDNAGWTSSDRPIVLWSPDSKQVATYQQDQRNDGDMYLVETRVGHPILHAWKYPLPGDSIITMIQRVIINVDDGKVTRLQMPPDQHRTSICDDISCGGTLTDAEWSPDSKTLAFLSTSRDHRDENLRVADAATGAVRDIMEEKVPDFFESGFDMVNWHYLPTSNEVIWYSQRSNWGHLYLYDLATGKLKNQITSGDWKVLQVLRVDQPNRRIFFTAAGREKGDPYFVHFYSVKFDGSDFRSLTPDSANHTVQLAPDGRYFVDTYSTPQTPAVSVLRDENGTLVAHLEKEDISRLLATGWKPPRTIIVKARDGKTDLYGLMFTPTHLDPARKYPIVNHIYPGPQTGSVGTRSFTPARGDDQALAELGFVVVEIDAMGTPMRSHSFQAEYYGKMGVDGGMPDQVTGMKQLAQRYKYIDISRAGIYGHSGGGLATADAMFRYPDFFKVGVSESGNHDQAEYEDDWGEKWQGLDVKLPDGTWSYDAQSNESVAKNLKGHLLLAHGTMDNNVPPYNTLLVVDSLIKYNKDFDLIMIPNKPHGYGDATNYMTRRRWDYFVRYLMGATPPHEYLMKPPANAFGRGR from the coding sequence ATGCGATATCGAGTCACGCTTCTCGCGACGCTGGTCGCGCTCTCCCCCGCCGCTCCCCGGAGCCTCGCCGCCCAACAGCCGCGCATCATCACCACCGCCGACTACGCCCGCGCCGAGAAGTTCATGGGCTACTACACCAGCTCGCTCGTGTTCGGCGGCACGGTGAATCCCACCTGGCTCTCCGGCGACCGCTTCTGGTACCGCACCACGACGCCGAACGGAGAGCAGTTCATCCTCGTCGACCCGGCCCACGCCACGCGCGAGCCGGCGTTCAACCAGGCAAAGGTCGCGGCCGCGCTCTCCGCGGCCTCCGGCACCTCGTACGACGCCAACCACCTGCCCTTCTTCAGCATCGACCTCTCCGAAGACGGCCGCACGGTGTCGTTCGACGCCGGCGCCCGGCACTACAGCTGCGACGTGGGCGGCAACCACTGCGCCGACGTGGGCGCGGCCACGGGCCGCGGCGGACGCGGCGCGCTCGGGCGCGGCGGTCGAGGCCGCGGCGGCGCGCCCGGCCAGCCGCCCGAGTCCCTGTCCCCCGACGGCACCAAGGCGGTGTTCATCCGCGACTGGAACCTCTACGTGCGCGACATCGCCACCGGACAGGTCACCCAGCTCACGCACGACGGCGTGGAGAACTTCGGCTACGCCACCGACAACGCCGGCTGGACCAGCAGCGACCGCCCCATCGTCCTCTGGTCGCCCGACTCCAAGCAGGTCGCCACCTACCAGCAGGATCAGCGCAACGATGGCGACATGTATCTGGTGGAGACCCGCGTGGGCCATCCCATCCTCCACGCGTGGAAGTACCCGCTGCCCGGAGACAGCATCATCACGATGATCCAGCGCGTGATCATCAACGTGGACGACGGCAAGGTGACCCGCCTCCAGATGCCCCCCGATCAGCACCGCACCTCGATCTGCGACGACATCTCCTGCGGCGGCACGCTCACCGACGCCGAATGGAGCCCCGACTCCAAGACGCTGGCGTTCCTCTCCACGTCGCGCGACCATCGCGACGAGAATCTGCGCGTGGCCGACGCCGCCACCGGCGCCGTGCGCGATATCATGGAGGAGAAGGTCCCCGACTTCTTCGAGTCGGGCTTCGACATGGTGAACTGGCACTATCTGCCCACGTCCAACGAGGTCATCTGGTACTCCCAGCGCAGCAACTGGGGGCACCTCTACCTCTATGACCTCGCCACCGGCAAGCTCAAGAACCAGATCACGAGCGGCGACTGGAAGGTGCTCCAGGTGCTGCGCGTGGATCAGCCCAACCGCCGCATCTTCTTCACGGCCGCGGGGCGCGAGAAGGGCGACCCGTACTTCGTGCACTTCTACAGCGTGAAGTTCGACGGCTCCGATTTCCGGTCGCTCACGCCCGACAGCGCCAATCACACGGTGCAGCTGGCGCCCGATGGGCGGTACTTCGTGGACACCTATTCCACGCCGCAGACGCCGGCGGTGTCGGTGCTGCGCGATGAGAACGGCACGCTCGTGGCCCATCTCGAGAAGGAGGACATCTCGCGCCTGCTCGCCACCGGCTGGAAGCCGCCGCGGACGATCATCGTCAAGGCGCGCGACGGCAAGACCGATCTGTACGGCCTGATGTTCACGCCCACGCACCTCGATCCGGCCAGGAAGTACCCGATCGTCAACCATATCTACCCGGGCCCGCAGACGGGCAGCGTGGGCACGCGCAGCTTCACGCCGGCGCGCGGCGACGATCAGGCCCTGGCCGAGTTGGGCTTCGTGGTGGTCGAGATCGACGCCATGGGCACGCCCATGCGCTCGCACTCCTTCCAGGCCGAGTACTACGGCAAGATGGGCGTCGATGGCGGCATGCCCGATCAGGTGACGGGCATGAAGCAACTCGCCCAGCGCTACAAGTACATCGACATCTCCCGGGCCGGCATCTACGGCCATTCGGGCGGCGGGCTGGCCACGGCCGACGCGATGTTCCGCTATCCCGACTTCTTCAAGGTCGGCGTTTCCGAGTCGGGCAATCACGACCAGGCGGAGTACGAGGACGACTGGGGCGAGAAGTGGCAGGGGCTGGACGTGAAGCTCCCCGACGGCACCTGGAGCTACGACGCGCAGTCCAACGAGTCGGTGGCCAAGAACCTCAAGGGCCACCTGCTCCTGGCGCACGGCACGATGGACAACAACGTGCCCCCGTACAACACGCTGCTCGTGGTGGATTCGCTGATCAAGTACAACAAGGACTTCGACCTGATCATGATCCCCAACAAGCCGCACGGCTACGGCGACGCCACCAACTACATGACGCGCCGCCGGTGGGACTACTTCGTCCGGTATCTCATGGGCGCCACGCCGCCGCACGAATATCTGATGAAGCCGCCGGCCAACGCGTTCGGACGGGGAAGATAG
- a CDS encoding saccharopine dehydrogenase family protein has product MTPRVLLLGLGAQGRAVLYDLIHGDETTRVVVADADPALAEYLARYPASRVTGHRLDATDEAGVSALMRDADVVVEALPGPLALPMGRLAAACGVSLVSSMYYRDPQEADPARIDATERAIAEVHRAAAAGDRIILTEFGLDPGLDLILGARALRELDEVHEFHAYGAGIPGPNARDNPLRYKFSWSAIGVMRSYHRPARIITGGRAVDIDPAALFEPGRHHRLDVAAVGAPLECYPNGDAVHYAELFGLRGTVREMARYTGRLAGHCAFWDVMVKSGFLDRTPVAVGGARVVPMEFTAALLASQPQFQFADDEQDMTFIRVDVRGRRAGRGARVIYDLVDVRDFSTGLTSMQRTVGFTLARGARLILEGALDGRGVLTPLDVPYDLVFPALERRGIHVTRQELAWG; this is encoded by the coding sequence ATGACGCCCCGCGTGCTGCTGCTCGGTCTGGGCGCGCAGGGCCGGGCCGTGCTCTACGATCTGATCCACGGCGACGAGACCACGCGGGTGGTGGTGGCCGACGCCGACCCCGCGCTCGCCGAGTACCTGGCGCGCTACCCGGCCTCGCGCGTCACCGGCCACCGGCTCGACGCGACCGACGAGGCGGGGGTGTCGGCGCTCATGCGCGACGCGGACGTCGTGGTCGAAGCGCTGCCGGGTCCGTTGGCACTGCCCATGGGGCGGTTGGCGGCCGCGTGCGGCGTGAGCCTGGTGAGCAGCATGTACTATCGCGATCCGCAGGAGGCCGATCCGGCCCGGATCGACGCCACCGAACGCGCCATCGCCGAGGTCCACCGCGCGGCCGCGGCCGGCGATCGGATCATCCTCACCGAATTCGGACTCGATCCCGGGTTGGATCTGATCCTCGGCGCGCGCGCGCTGCGCGAACTGGATGAAGTGCACGAATTCCACGCCTACGGCGCCGGCATTCCCGGACCGAACGCGCGCGACAATCCGCTGCGCTACAAATTCTCCTGGTCGGCCATCGGCGTGATGCGCTCGTACCATCGGCCGGCGCGGATCATCACCGGCGGCCGCGCGGTAGACATCGATCCCGCGGCGCTGTTCGAACCCGGCCGTCATCACCGGCTCGACGTGGCGGCCGTGGGGGCGCCGCTCGAGTGCTATCCCAACGGCGACGCCGTGCACTACGCCGAACTGTTCGGCCTGCGTGGCACCGTGCGCGAGATGGCGCGCTACACGGGCCGGCTGGCCGGCCACTGCGCGTTCTGGGACGTGATGGTGAAGAGCGGGTTTCTGGACCGGACGCCGGTGGCGGTGGGCGGCGCGCGCGTGGTGCCGATGGAGTTCACGGCGGCGCTGCTCGCGTCGCAGCCGCAGTTCCAGTTCGCCGACGACGAACAGGACATGACGTTCATCCGCGTGGACGTGCGTGGCCGGCGGGCCGGCCGCGGCGCGCGGGTGATCTACGATCTGGTGGACGTGCGCGATTTCTCCACCGGGCTCACGTCCATGCAGCGCACCGTGGGGTTCACGCTGGCCCGGGGCGCGCGCCTGATCCTGGAGGGCGCGCTCGATGGACGCGGGGTGTTGACCCCGCTCGACGTGCCCTACGACCTGGTGTTTCCGGCGCTGGAGCGGCGCGGGATCCACGTGACGCGGCAGGAACTGGCCTGGGGGTGA